One Armatimonadota bacterium genomic window carries:
- the ispG gene encoding (E)-4-hydroxy-3-methylbut-2-enyl-diphosphate synthase, producing the protein MSLENTYPRRKTSPCRIGNLTIGSGHHVMVQSMITEETRNIEACVEQIIDLHKTGCELVRVTTPSLGEAQCLEAIRAKVTERYQYVPLTADVHHQGTDIAVEAAKYVDEVRLNPGLFVFKRHGSRKNVDMRGREGDEVEQLRQELAYSEDEQTDELAAIEECLVPVIEACKKHDRAMRVGVNHGSLSERLLVTYGDTPEGMVESAMEYLRLCEKHGYTNLNISCKASRVPIMVAANRHMVKRMAEEGMAYPMHLGVTEAGDGEYARIKSTAGIATLLMEGIGDTIRVSLSEDPKNEIPVCYDILQSLGLRKTKVEYIACPSCGRTKFNLPTVLREVRDATKHLVGLDIAVMGCIVNGPGEMADADYGYVGAAGGKITLYRKREVVKNGIPQEQGVAELINLLKLDGKWTEPAEEAKIPPTPLTVV; encoded by the coding sequence ATGAGCCTTGAGAACACCTATCCACGTCGCAAAACGTCCCCTTGTCGGATAGGGAACCTCACCATCGGCAGCGGCCATCATGTGATGGTCCAGTCGATGATCACCGAAGAGACTCGCAACATCGAAGCCTGCGTCGAGCAGATTATCGACCTTCACAAAACCGGTTGCGAGCTGGTGAGGGTGACAACTCCATCGTTGGGCGAGGCCCAATGCCTTGAAGCGATTCGCGCAAAGGTGACCGAGCGGTACCAATATGTTCCGTTGACGGCCGATGTTCACCACCAGGGAACGGATATCGCGGTGGAAGCCGCGAAGTACGTTGACGAGGTCCGGCTGAACCCAGGGCTGTTCGTCTTTAAGCGGCACGGTAGCCGCAAGAATGTCGACATGCGAGGCCGTGAAGGAGACGAAGTTGAGCAGTTGCGGCAGGAACTAGCTTATTCGGAAGACGAACAAACTGACGAGCTGGCCGCGATCGAAGAATGCTTGGTTCCGGTTATCGAAGCCTGCAAAAAGCATGACCGTGCGATGAGAGTCGGCGTGAATCATGGTTCGCTTTCCGAACGACTATTGGTGACCTACGGTGACACGCCGGAGGGCATGGTGGAGTCGGCCATGGAATACCTTCGGCTCTGCGAGAAACACGGCTACACAAACCTGAATATCTCGTGCAAGGCTTCGCGGGTCCCCATCATGGTTGCCGCCAATCGGCATATGGTGAAACGGATGGCGGAGGAGGGAATGGCCTACCCGATGCACCTCGGCGTAACCGAGGCGGGAGACGGGGAATATGCCCGGATCAAGTCGACGGCGGGCATAGCAACGCTTTTGATGGAAGGGATCGGCGACACGATCCGAGTCAGCCTGAGCGAAGACCCGAAGAACGAGATTCCCGTTTGCTACGACATTCTGCAGTCCCTTGGTTTGCGCAAAACCAAGGTGGAGTACATCGCCTGCCCCTCGTGTGGACGTACGAAGTTCAATCTGCCGACGGTTCTGCGCGAGGTGCGCGATGCGACCAAGCATTTGGTCGGACTTGATATCGCCGTCATGGGTTGTATCGTGAACGGGCCCGGCGAGATGGCCGATGCGGACTATGGCTATGTGGGCGCAGCGGGCGGAAAGATTACGCTTTACCGGAAGAGGGAAGTGGTCAAGAACGGGATTCCGCAGGAGCAGGGTGTGGCCGAACTGATCAATTTGTTGAAGCTGGACGGGAAGTGGACCGAGCCCGCCGAAGAGGCAAAGATTCCGCCGACGCCGCTGACCGTGGTATAA
- a CDS encoding MerR family transcriptional regulator, whose translation MRHENQPVYMIGVAAQLCNVHPQTLRQYERLGLVIPSRVGAKNRLYSELDILRVRRIQRLTQELGVNLAGVEIILRLLDDMEEMRTDMEKQLADYVEEAEKRITSMMENRNILLRKDESLLPVPNIKIRKSAQL comes from the coding sequence ATGAGACACGAAAACCAGCCAGTGTATATGATCGGAGTGGCGGCACAATTGTGCAACGTCCACCCGCAGACTCTGCGCCAGTACGAGCGTCTTGGCCTCGTGATCCCTTCGAGAGTCGGCGCAAAGAACCGGCTTTACTCGGAGCTCGATATTCTCCGTGTTCGACGCATCCAGAGGCTGACCCAAGAGCTGGGCGTGAACCTCGCCGGTGTCGAGATCATCCTTCGCCTCCTCGACGACATGGAGGAGATGCGAACCGACATGGAAAAGCAGTTGGCGGACTATGTTGAAGAAGCCGAAAAGCGGATCACGTCGATGATGGAGAACCGAAACATCCTGCTTCGCAAGGACGAATCGCTCCTGCCTGTTCCCAATATCAAGATACGGAAATCGGCCCAGTTGTAG
- a CDS encoding elongation factor G has translation MQRYSPDNIRNVAVVGHGSCGKTMLIEHMLYTASATERVGTVEAGNTQSDFDPLEIRRKISLSSSVLPIEWHGCKVNLIDVPGYPDFIGELHCVARAVEAFILVCEAKRDLDVGFELAWEIAEEYGLAKCIFVNKLERDNADYEGLIETLHERYGRSVVGVQIPIGHQAAFSGVLDLLGMKVYKGKDRGVEIEDIPSGYKEDAEYRREKMMDAAAEGDDDLAMKYLEGEDLTEDEVEHGLLVGVERGRVVPVMVGSAMSGIGVATLLDRICKELPSPTEAPKDANGVSIHKNGDDPIPSNDEKGSLSSLCFKTTADPFVGKINYLRVFNGSIHIDDVVSNVNREVDERLHNLFYPHGKTQEPTTYVGPGDICAVAKLSNTHTGDTLAGSKSKILLASIEMPEPIYRIAIHPKTKSDEDKLPAALERLMDEDPTFRAYRDSSAHQEIIEGMGDIHLDTLIERLKSKFGVEVELEEAKVPYRETVRGKSKAQGRHKRQSGGKGQFGDCWIELEPLNRGEGFVFENKVVGGAIPRNFIPAIEKGIRESMEHGFIAGYPAMDFKVTVFDGSYHDVDSNEMAFKTAGAIAIRAAVDSSDPVILEPILEVEVDVADDQVGDVVGDLNGRRGQLLGMDQVAAGKTRIRAMVPMANMTRYALDLRSITKGRGRFRQHFAHYSELPYPEQQELMSQYAKHRQELEAHH, from the coding sequence GTGCAGCGATATTCACCAGATAACATCAGAAATGTGGCCGTTGTCGGCCACGGCAGTTGCGGAAAGACCATGCTCATCGAGCATATGCTTTACACGGCCAGCGCGACGGAACGAGTAGGGACCGTCGAAGCCGGCAACACGCAAAGTGACTTTGATCCGCTCGAAATTAGGCGGAAAATCTCCCTCTCATCCAGCGTTCTCCCCATCGAATGGCACGGCTGTAAAGTCAACCTCATCGACGTGCCGGGCTATCCCGACTTCATAGGAGAACTGCACTGCGTGGCTCGCGCCGTCGAGGCGTTCATTCTCGTGTGCGAAGCCAAGCGCGACCTCGACGTAGGATTCGAATTGGCTTGGGAGATCGCAGAGGAGTACGGCCTCGCCAAGTGCATCTTTGTCAACAAACTCGAACGTGACAACGCGGACTATGAAGGCCTCATTGAGACCCTCCATGAGCGGTATGGCCGGTCCGTCGTCGGCGTTCAAATTCCTATTGGCCACCAAGCCGCCTTTTCCGGCGTGCTCGATCTGCTCGGCATGAAAGTCTATAAAGGCAAAGACCGGGGCGTCGAGATCGAAGACATCCCAAGCGGGTACAAGGAGGACGCCGAGTATCGCCGCGAAAAGATGATGGATGCCGCCGCCGAAGGTGACGACGACCTCGCCATGAAGTACCTCGAAGGCGAAGACCTGACCGAGGACGAAGTCGAACACGGCCTTTTGGTCGGTGTGGAGCGCGGACGAGTTGTGCCCGTCATGGTCGGTTCGGCGATGAGCGGAATCGGCGTAGCGACCCTGCTAGATCGCATTTGCAAGGAGCTTCCATCCCCAACCGAGGCACCCAAGGATGCGAATGGAGTCTCCATCCACAAGAATGGCGACGATCCGATTCCATCCAACGACGAGAAGGGTTCTTTGTCCTCTCTTTGCTTCAAGACGACTGCGGACCCATTCGTTGGCAAGATCAACTATCTCCGGGTCTTCAACGGCTCGATCCATATCGACGACGTCGTGTCGAATGTCAACCGCGAGGTGGACGAGCGTCTGCACAACCTCTTCTATCCTCACGGCAAGACTCAAGAGCCGACGACCTATGTCGGCCCAGGAGACATCTGCGCGGTGGCTAAGCTCAGCAATACGCACACCGGCGACACGCTTGCTGGATCTAAGAGCAAGATTCTGCTTGCCTCCATCGAAATGCCCGAGCCGATCTACCGCATTGCGATTCATCCAAAGACGAAGTCGGATGAAGACAAGCTCCCAGCCGCGCTGGAGCGACTAATGGACGAGGACCCGACCTTCCGCGCCTATCGAGACTCTTCGGCTCACCAGGAGATCATCGAGGGCATGGGCGACATCCATTTGGATACGCTCATCGAGCGCCTGAAATCCAAGTTCGGCGTCGAAGTCGAACTGGAGGAGGCAAAGGTTCCTTACCGAGAAACGGTACGGGGCAAGTCGAAGGCTCAGGGTCGACACAAGCGACAGTCTGGCGGTAAAGGCCAGTTCGGCGACTGCTGGATTGAACTCGAGCCGCTCAACCGAGGCGAAGGCTTCGTCTTTGAGAATAAGGTCGTGGGTGGCGCGATCCCGAGGAATTTCATTCCTGCAATCGAAAAAGGCATCCGCGAATCGATGGAGCATGGCTTCATCGCGGGTTACCCGGCGATGGACTTCAAGGTCACGGTTTTCGACGGCTCATACCACGATGTCGACTCGAATGAAATGGCCTTCAAGACCGCGGGTGCGATCGCGATCCGCGCTGCGGTTGATAGCTCTGATCCGGTGATTCTTGAACCCATTCTCGAAGTCGAAGTCGATGTCGCCGACGACCAGGTTGGCGATGTGGTCGGCGACCTCAACGGACGCCGAGGCCAGCTACTGGGCATGGATCAGGTCGCAGCCGGAAAAACCCGCATCCGCGCCATGGTGCCGATGGCCAATATGACTCGCTACGCGCTCGATCTTCGGTCGATCACTAAAGGACGCGGTCGCTTCCGACAGCACTTTGCCCACTACTCCGAGCTTCCTTATCCAGAACAGCAGGAGTTGATGTCGCAATACGCGAAGCATCGACAAGAGCTCGAAGCTCATCACTAA
- a CDS encoding cation:dicarboxylase symporter family transporter: MSAGKAIRSTAYIVVSIVVGIVIGLILQKNAAPLGSVGKFYIDLIKAVATPLLFFAILDAIVSSEVRWKSARRFLGVVVINTTIAATIGLTIANVFKPGKHLVLGAQVQNSSISEIAKSHKVNVLGFIENLLPKNIVEPFATSNILSVAFLAVLIGCALRSFKNLNEPWVADWERIVHGGYRLSEKVITWLVSLTPLAIGAVIAKSVGENGFAHLLGLIPYVGFVILGLCIQTFIVYPIWLIIKKRVSLRDFWREATPPVLNAFGINSSLATLPLTLKALDNLGISKESSRMGACIGTNLNNDGILLYEAFGVIIVSQAIGLDLSLSSQITIALMCVLTALGIAGVPEAGIISLAIILGTLGYSADVLLPILLTVDWIIARMRSVTNVVADMTTSIVIDDHPATTGPISVS; this comes from the coding sequence ATGTCCGCCGGAAAAGCCATTCGCTCTACGGCGTACATCGTGGTGTCCATCGTCGTGGGCATCGTCATTGGGCTCATCCTCCAGAAAAACGCCGCACCTCTGGGAAGCGTAGGGAAGTTCTACATTGACCTCATCAAGGCCGTCGCTACGCCGCTCCTCTTCTTTGCTATCCTTGATGCTATTGTTTCATCCGAGGTGCGCTGGAAGTCGGCGCGGAGGTTCCTCGGTGTCGTCGTCATCAACACGACCATTGCCGCTACCATCGGCCTGACCATCGCCAATGTCTTCAAGCCGGGCAAACACCTGGTGCTCGGCGCACAAGTCCAGAATTCCAGCATCAGCGAGATCGCGAAAAGCCACAAGGTGAATGTCCTCGGCTTCATTGAGAACCTGTTGCCCAAGAACATCGTCGAGCCGTTTGCGACCTCCAACATCCTTAGCGTCGCCTTCCTGGCCGTGCTCATCGGGTGTGCCCTCAGATCCTTTAAGAATCTAAACGAGCCTTGGGTAGCTGACTGGGAGCGGATCGTTCATGGCGGCTATCGGCTCTCCGAAAAGGTGATCACTTGGCTGGTGTCGCTGACGCCGCTAGCCATCGGCGCCGTCATCGCCAAGAGTGTTGGTGAGAACGGCTTTGCTCACCTGCTTGGGCTGATTCCGTACGTTGGCTTCGTCATCCTCGGGCTTTGCATTCAAACGTTCATTGTCTACCCCATCTGGCTGATCATCAAGAAGCGGGTTAGCTTGCGTGATTTTTGGCGGGAGGCTACGCCGCCCGTGCTCAACGCGTTCGGTATCAACAGCAGCCTCGCCACTCTGCCGCTGACGCTCAAAGCCCTCGATAACTTGGGAATCTCGAAGGAGAGCTCGCGCATGGGTGCGTGCATCGGCACGAACCTCAATAACGACGGAATCCTGCTCTACGAAGCCTTCGGTGTGATCATCGTGTCGCAGGCTATCGGCCTCGACCTCTCGCTCTCGTCGCAGATCACCATTGCGCTGATGTGCGTTCTGACGGCCCTCGGAATCGCAGGCGTCCCCGAAGCGGGCATCATTTCGCTCGCGATCATTTTGGGCACGCTGGGTTACTCGGCCGACGTCCTCTTGCCGATTCTGCTGACAGTGGACTGGATCATCGCCCGAATGCGGTCGGTGACGAACGTGGTGGCGGATATGACGACGTCGATCGTGATCGACGATCATCCGGCTACAACTGGGCCGATTTCCGTATCTTGA
- a CDS encoding HDOD domain-containing protein — translation MVSFVQIWRKNPHILVPTSWKTCQISIGFSLRSVPFCADIPSVDLNSLCLRISRSENLPVLPTVLIQILKLYEDPNVSPRSLEKIIEQDAALTAKILRVAGSSLYGAKSATSVGRALSVLGMNTLRSIAVSLAYQQILSQRNVGADFDRLAFWRHCLAVGVGAKAIGRLIAPSSMEELYVIGLMHDIGILTLDRFMPNDLTVVIRKAHAQKLSICEAEQQTLGYTHAEVGGYLAEKWHLSQELIDAVRYHHDPEADQNNNLTTGIVAAANYLAYKAGYASMPGINGDPNGEFHLQLIDLTQDQIDAVSSSIMVEVDQSDSTYGSQRAA, via the coding sequence TTGGTTTCATTCGTCCAAATTTGGAGGAAAAATCCGCACATTCTTGTTCCTACATCGTGGAAAACTTGCCAAATCTCTATCGGTTTTTCCCTAAGGTCCGTGCCATTCTGTGCCGATATTCCCAGTGTGGACTTGAATTCTTTGTGCCTGCGTATCAGTCGAAGTGAGAACCTTCCCGTTCTGCCAACGGTTCTCATCCAGATTCTGAAGCTGTACGAGGATCCTAACGTCTCGCCTCGATCCCTTGAGAAGATCATCGAGCAGGATGCTGCTCTCACCGCCAAGATTCTTCGGGTTGCCGGCTCTTCACTTTACGGTGCGAAGTCCGCTACGAGCGTTGGCCGAGCGTTGAGCGTCCTCGGTATGAACACTTTACGGTCGATCGCCGTCTCGCTTGCCTATCAGCAAATTCTGTCGCAACGCAACGTCGGCGCCGATTTCGATCGTCTCGCCTTCTGGCGTCACTGCCTCGCCGTTGGCGTCGGAGCCAAAGCAATTGGACGCCTTATTGCGCCCAGCTCGATGGAAGAGCTTTATGTCATCGGCCTGATGCACGACATCGGAATCCTGACGCTCGATCGGTTTATGCCCAACGATTTGACCGTCGTAATCCGAAAGGCGCACGCTCAGAAGCTTTCGATCTGCGAAGCCGAGCAACAGACTTTGGGTTATACCCACGCCGAGGTCGGCGGCTATTTGGCTGAGAAGTGGCATCTCTCTCAAGAGCTGATTGACGCAGTGCGATACCACCACGATCCTGAGGCCGACCAGAACAACAATCTTACGACCGGTATCGTTGCTGCGGCTAACTATCTGGCCTATAAGGCTGGATACGCCTCCATGCCCGGTATCAACGGCGACCCGAACGGTGAGTTCCATCTGCAACTCATCGACCTTACGCAAGATCAGATCGATGCGGTTTCAAGTTCGATCATGGTGGAGGTCGACCAGTCGGATTCGACGTACGGCTCCCAGCGCGCAGCTTGA
- the thpR gene encoding RNA 2',3'-cyclic phosphodiesterase translates to MDMINRTFVGIRVPVELHETIERAVLLLKRKPGILDMRWNQSSEYMLSLVSLGELSIQTLSMLKDPVADALRGEPPFEVTLEKFVGVPNMIQPRFAVLQFGGDRAENTRRLAEKIDVATKPLTPLREGRPFQPHLIVGRLKTESDQMRVALGRALKFPEHEPFGTWRITEIELLISAASTAGIGYKAVETFPLEG, encoded by the coding sequence ATGGATATGATCAATCGAACTTTCGTCGGCATCCGCGTTCCCGTGGAACTTCACGAAACCATCGAACGAGCGGTCCTTCTCCTTAAGCGTAAACCGGGCATCCTCGACATGCGCTGGAACCAATCATCTGAGTACATGCTCAGCCTTGTTTCTCTTGGCGAACTCTCCATCCAAACCTTAAGCATGTTGAAGGATCCCGTCGCCGATGCCCTCAGAGGTGAACCGCCCTTCGAGGTCACCCTGGAGAAATTCGTCGGAGTCCCGAACATGATCCAGCCTCGATTCGCCGTGCTTCAGTTCGGTGGCGACAGAGCCGAGAACACGCGGCGTCTGGCGGAGAAGATCGACGTCGCCACGAAGCCACTGACACCTCTGCGTGAGGGCCGGCCTTTCCAACCACACCTGATCGTCGGCCGCCTCAAAACGGAAAGTGACCAAATGCGCGTCGCCCTTGGTCGAGCATTGAAATTCCCTGAGCACGAGCCATTCGGCACCTGGCGAATCACCGAGATTGAACTCCTCATCAGCGCAGCAAGCACCGCCGGCATAGGCTATAAGGCCGTCGAAACCTTCCCTCTTGAAGGCTGA
- a CDS encoding HDOD domain-containing protein has protein sequence MDFNSLGLAISRTENFTARPTVLIKILRLYEENNASSRQLETIIEQDPALTAKVLRVATSSLYNVKSANNVGRALSFLGLNTLRSIAISLAYQEILSRKAVGAGFDRAVFGRHCLAVAVGAKAIGTMMDPSIAEELYIAGLMHEVGILALDRFCPAKLCLAFKQAQHLQVPLHVTERNLLKYDHCEVGGLVAEKWKMPEVVQNAIQFHVDPDGEGKKSLATAIVIGANHLAHNCGFPAIAKIPVQYEGGIHFKELGLTQDQIEQIEATIVAEVALAEKSYGVAQAA, from the coding sequence ATGGATTTCAATTCGCTGGGGCTAGCGATCAGCCGTACGGAGAACTTTACGGCAAGACCGACGGTTCTGATCAAGATTCTTCGCTTGTACGAAGAGAATAATGCGTCCTCGCGCCAGTTGGAAACCATCATCGAACAGGACCCAGCTTTGACGGCGAAGGTTTTAAGGGTTGCGACTTCCTCGCTTTACAACGTCAAGTCGGCCAACAACGTCGGGCGGGCTCTCAGCTTTCTCGGTCTCAATACGCTTCGTTCCATCGCGATCTCACTCGCCTACCAAGAAATCCTCAGCCGTAAGGCGGTTGGCGCTGGATTTGATCGAGCGGTATTCGGACGTCATTGTTTGGCTGTGGCCGTCGGAGCAAAAGCCATTGGAACCATGATGGACCCATCGATTGCCGAAGAACTCTACATCGCGGGGCTCATGCACGAGGTCGGTATCCTCGCCCTCGACCGTTTTTGCCCAGCCAAGCTTTGCCTAGCGTTCAAGCAAGCACAGCACCTGCAGGTGCCTTTGCACGTCACCGAACGAAACCTTTTGAAGTATGACCATTGCGAAGTTGGCGGGCTGGTAGCCGAAAAATGGAAGATGCCAGAGGTGGTTCAGAACGCGATCCAATTCCATGTCGATCCAGATGGGGAAGGGAAGAAGTCGCTCGCGACGGCCATTGTGATTGGGGCTAATCATTTGGCCCACAACTGCGGCTTTCCCGCGATCGCCAAAATCCCAGTCCAATATGAAGGCGGAATCCACTTTAAGGAGCTTGGCCTCACACAGGATCAAATTGAGCAGATCGAGGCGACGATCGTTGCTGAGGTAGCGCTGGCCGAAAAATCGTACGGTGTCGCTCAGGCAGCCTAA